A window of Paraburkholderia megapolitana genomic DNA:
GTTCACATCGGCGGCAGCGACGTTATCGCCGGCAAGGCGGCGGACGATCCGGCGGATGCGACGGGAAACATCAGGATTGCCGGCCAGAAGGTCACGATCGATCCGGGCCAGGACGACGCCCGTGCACACGACCAGCAGGAGTCGAAGTCGCGCGGCTTCACGGCTGCCATTACGGGCACGCCGTTCGATGCGGTCCGCAATGTGCGCGACAACGCGTCGAGTGGTAACGGGTTTCAACGTGCTCACGGCGTCGTGACCGAGGCTGGCGCGAGCATGCTCGACGTCCCTTCGATTGCGCTGACCTATGGTCGCAGTGAAAGCAGCAGCGTGACCGACAGATCGAGCCGGACGAATGCCGGTAGCGCGATCCGTGGTGCGGGCAACGTTACCGTGATCGCCACCGGTGGCTCGGAGAGGGACACGCAAGGGCATGCGACGGACGGCGATATCACGGTGGTGGGTTCTTCGATCAGCGCAGGTGGCAAGACGCTGCTGGACGCGAACCGGCGTGTCACGCTGGCAGCGTCTACCGATCAGTATCAGCAGAACACGCACTCGAGTAGCTCGAGCACGAGCCTCGCGCTCCTGTCGTCGCCCAGTCTCGGGAATGTTGTGCGCTGGATCAGCGGGACGGCGAACAACGATGGCGTCGGCCTCTCTCCATACAACGCGAGCCGCGAGAATTCGGACGGCAACCTGTCGGGAACGCGCCAGACCGCAACCGTTGTATCCGGCGACAGCGTGACGATCCGCGGCCGCACGGGCGACGTGAACGTCATCGGGTCGGGCGTGAGCGGCACGCACGACGTGAGGGTCACAGCCGACCAGGGCGCAGTCAATGTGCTCGCGGGACTGGAGACGAACCGGAGCCACGAGGAATCGAGCAGCCGCCGGATCGGAAATCTCGGCAGCAACGGTACGTCCACGGGCTTCAGCGTTGGCGTGTCGAACAGCCATAGCGTGCAGGACAGCGCGAACCAGACGCAGGGCACGATGCGCAGCCAGATCGCAAGCGCGAGCGGAAACGTAACGCTCGATGCGAAGAAAGATCTTACGGTGACAGGCTCCGACCTCATGACAAGCAAGGACCTGAAGCTGCAAGGTGAGAATCTGCATCTCGATTCGGGCACAGACAGGACGCAGAACAGCATGAGTCAGCACGCGAGTCAGTTTGGTGTCAGCCTCGCGCTGGGCGGAGCAGTGGGCAATGCAATGTCTGCCGTGAACCAGACGACGGGCAATCCGGCGCGCGGCGACGATGTGCGACTTGGAGCGCTTGACAAGACGCAGGCGGCGCTCACCGCCTACAACGCAACCAAGGTGGCGCAGGCATTCGATGCGGGTAAGTCGACTGCGCAGCCGCTTGTGAAGGCGACGGCGAGTGTGGGTGGTGGGGTGTCCAGCAGCGAGTCACGCAGCAGCGCGCTAGCGAACGCTGGTAGTACGCTCACGGCGAGCGGGAAAGTCAGCCTGATTGCGACGGGGAGCGGTGCGAAGGATGCCGATGGCTTTGCGACCGACGGCGATATCGACGCGCGCGGCACGCGCATCTCCGGCAGGAACGTGGTGCTGGACGCGGCACGCGACATCAACCTGCAGAGTGCAAAGGACACGACGCAAATGTCGAACTGGAACAGCAGCAGTGGAGGCAGTATCGGGATCGGCGCGAACCTTGGTGGCCAGCAGAACGGCTTTACGCTGGAGCTGGCCGCAAGCGCGGCGCGTGGCAACGTCAGCGGGCAGAGCGTGATGAACCGCGACACGGTGGTGTCGGCGGGCGATACGCTTACGGTGAAGAGCGGCCGGGATACAAGCCTGCGCGGTGCGCAGGCGATGGGAAACCGTGTGGTGTCGGATGTCGGTCGCGATCTGAACATCGAGAGTCAGCAGGATACGGCGACGTACGAGAGCAGGCAGACAGGCGCTGGACTCCAGATGAGTGTCTGCGTGCCGCCGTTCTGCCTGGGTCAGACGGTGAACGGCAGCGTGAATGTCAGCCAGCAGAACATCAGGGCGACGTTCGCATCGGTGAACCGGCAGAGCGGGATTTTTGCGGGCGATGGCGGGTATGAGGTCAATGTCGGTAACCATACGCAACTGGATGGTGGCGCGATCGCTGCGACGGCGGGCGGGGATAGGAACAGCTTCTCTACGCAGAGCTTCGGTTATACGGACATCGAGAACTGTGCGAGCCATTCAGGCAGTGCGGTGGGGTTCAGCGCGAGCGGTGGTGTTGGCAACAGTTCGTCGAAGGGGATCAATCTGAATACGCCGGTGACACAGGCCGGGGCGATGAGTCCAGGGCCGGTGACGGCGAATGGTCTGGGGCCGGGTGGGTTCTCGGTGGCAGGCACGGGCAGCGATGTGACCGGTACGACCTACGCGACGGTGAACCCGGGCAGCATCACCGTTCGCGGCGATGCGGGTACGGGTCATGACAGCGCGGTGGGCCTGAACCGTGACATGTCGATTGCAAACGGCGCGGTGCAGAACACGTTCGATGCGCGGAAGGTGCAGAACGATCTGGCGGTACAGCAGGCGGCGGGTCAGGTCGGGATGCAGGTGGTGGGTGAAGTCGGGAAGCACCTCACGGATAAGGCCGCTGAGGCTGTGAAGAAGGCGAGTGACGGGCTGACTGCGGCGCAGGCGTCCGGTGACGCGGCGGCGATTTCGAAGGCGCAGGCGGAACTGGATACGGCTAACCGGCAATACGCGATGTGGAACGGGGACAGCGCCAGCCGGGTCGGTGCTCATTCGATCGTCTCGGCTGCAGCGGCGGCGCTGGGTGGTGGGAATGTGGCGGGTGCGGTGGTCGGGACGGTTGCTGGGGACTATGCGGGTGCGGCTGTGGGGCAGATGGCGGGGAACACGCTAGGCGGCACGCTGCTGACGAATCTTGTAACGGGTGCGGCCGGTGCGGTGGCTGGTGGGGTAGTGGGTGGTGCGTCAGGGGCGATAAGTGGTGCGGGTGGGGCGTTGAGTGCGGATCTTTACAATCGGCAGCTTCATCCCGATGAACGTCAGTGGATCAGGGACAACGCAGCGGCGTACGCGAAGCAGCAAGACATCACACTCGAACAGGCGGTTAGCGCCTTGACGGCGCAGGCAGACCGGCAGGTGCAGAACGGATCATCGGGGGCGTGGGATCGGAATGCCAATGCGTTCCTGGGGCAGGCGCATGGCATGTTGCCGGCCGATGGCAATAGTGGGCTGGGCTACATGTTCTATGCGACGCCGGAGCAGAAGGCGAACGCGGACGTGTATGCGGGCTATTACCCGGACGGTGCGGGCATGAACCGGCCCACTGCGGGAGATATCGCGAACTCAGTCAATCGTGAGGCGGCGTACCGGGATGCCTATGCGAAAGGCACATTGGCGTCCGCGGCCGGTGCTGGGCTGATTGCTGGTGGGCCCGCGATAGCTGCGTTGCCAGGTGTACCGATCCTCGGTGCAGAGGGTGCGTTGGGTTCGGGTGCCATGGCGTCGCCAATGGGGACCGGTATTATCAGCGCGGGTATCAATGCGAGCTCGCAGTATGCGCAGGATGGCAAGATCAACCCGGTCGATGTAGTCAGCGCGTTTGCGACAGGTACGGCCGGCTCGTACGGTAAGCTATGGTGGAATGTCGGACTGAATACGATCGGTGGAATAACGACGACGACACTGAATGATATTTTGTATGGAAAAAATGAAAGTGTAATAGGATCAGGCATTTCCAGCGGTGTTTTGTCTGCTTTAGGCTATGGCGCAGGCAAGGTCATTGGAGATGGCATCAATTCCATAATGAAGCCAACTGTCAATAATTTGAATAACTGGACGGGCCCTGGAGTCTGGTCAAGTAGTGGATACAACATTTTCAGGCCCAACAACAGCGCTACGATGGGTGCGACGTTTGGCGGTGGTGTTGTACAGGAGGCTCTGAAAAATGCTATTGAGCACGGCCAGTCCTCTGAAGGAGGAAAATGATTTTCCGTCTTATCAGGGTATTTTTACTTGCATTTTTAATTTGGATGGTTGCGTGTTCTTTGATGTGGGGGGTAGGTGCAATTTTATATTCCTATTTTAATGGTTTGAGTTATTCGTTAAGATGGAGTGATATTAAATCAATTGTAAAATTGACGCTGATTATATCATTTGCATACACATTTCTTGCTTGGTTGAGCATCGGTCGTTCTTAGTGTCGCGAACACAAGTCATCCGCGAAGCGCGTGAGGGTACGGACCATGACAGCACGGTGGGCCTGAACCGTGACATGTCGATTGCAAACGGCGCCATGCAGAACACGTTCGATGCGCAGAAGGTGCAGAACAACCTCGCTGTACAGCAGGCGGTGGGTCGGGGCGGGATGCAGGTGGTGGGTGAAGTCGGGAAGCACCTCACGGATAAGGCTGCTGAAGCTGTGAAGAGGGCGAGTGATAGGCCGACTGCGGCGCAGGCGGAGCTGGATACGGCTAACCGGCAATATGCGATGTGGAACGGGCACAGCACGAGCCGCGTCGGAGCGTTCGGCACGACAGCGATGACGAGCCCGGGCAGTAGCCCGGATTTGTCGGCGGGCATTGGCCTTGGTACTGGATTAACAGGTGGTTTTGCACAGAACTTAATTCCCGGCCCAGTCGGTACGAGCTTAGGGTATTTGTTCCAGATCGTACCTGGCCCCATGCAGTCAGCGATTGAAAAATCAAAGAATGCTGGGAGCGAAAAGTAATGCATTATGAAATGAAACGTAAGTCGATATATCGCCGCTTTGCTATTGGATATCTCGGCATCTTGGGGATGATTCTCGTTGCTTTGGCGTTCTCTGTTACACAGGGAGCGAGCTGGAAACCGGTTCTCGTTGGAGTGCCTGTCTATTTGACATTTTTGGTTGCCGTTACTTATAAATTAATCAAAGAACTACACGCTTTGAAGCGAGAGGAAGGAGAAGCTGAAAAGTCGTTGAATAGCGACGAGCAGTAACGACAATACCGGCGTTGGCGACAAGCATGTCCACTATTGGGACACCCGTTGGACAGCTAGCGATTACGTCATTGGTAGGTTCATGGTTCTTAAATGGTATCCAGCAGGCAGCTCGACCCAATTTTGGCGATTACTCGGTGTCCACTGCGATTGGCCAAGTAACTGGTGCGATGACTGGAAAGTATCCGTTGGTGGCTCCAATAATCAACGAATTCGGCAACGTGCCGGGCAATAGTGCCCAAGCTCAGCAGGCAAAGGACTGGGCAGGCAAGAATGTGCAAGAGTTGATGAAGGGATCTCAATAAGATGGCGATAAGATTTATTGTTGATGGAAATATCTCCGGCTGGGCGCGATCTGGTCTTGTCGTGCTGGGCATCACTTTGACTTACTGTGGCTTGGTTTTCCGCTCGTTGCCTAAAGCCATTGCGGTTGCTTTGATAATTTTGGGTTCCCAGTTTCTGCTGTTGGAGGTTACGCGTCTTATGCAAAAGCGCTGGGTCTTAGGCCATTCGACAACAGCTATAAGAAAGCTCGCGACAGCTACAAAGTGAAAGACGAAAAACTGGATAAGCGAAAATGAATGAAACAACTCTCGACAAAGTGGTGAACGAGGACAGGTTTGCTGTTGCCCAGGTAATTCTGTATCTATTCGCATTCCTCCAGGTGCTAGTGGCGCTGGGCACAGGTATCGGAGGAGCATCCTTCGAGGTTCCCCCGCAAGGCTCAATGATGCAACGGGTGTCGGCCACGACCAACGCGATCATCAACATCCTCAGTTTTGCCGTTGGGTATGTACTGCTCGCCCGTTGTCTCTATCGATGTACGACGCTGGTATGGCGGATCGCGATGTGCGTTTTCCTCATCAACGCAGGCGTCGCCGTACTTGCATTCGCAGCGAGGCCAAATCCATACCCGGTCTTGACGTTTTGTCTGTCGATCTCTGGGGCGATTTCGGTCTGGAGAGGTCGAAGCGCAATGAGACCCCGTGCAGAACCGGAAGCGATACGTTGATCTTTACAACCGCTAGTTGCATCCCGAAGAAAAGACACTAGCAAAGCAACTTACCGACAAGAGCGCTCACAGGTACACGCAGGCGCCGATCAATCCGACCAACGTCGGATACGCGATTGAAGGTTACAGCGTTGGCAACCGCGAGGTAGAGTTTTCGAATCTCGACGGACGAGTAGGGCGCCGTCGGTCATTGCTGGAAACGACTTGAAATCAATAGAGGAGTAGTGCCAACAAAGCGATGCCTCATTAGTTATTAGCGGTCGGCTTACAGGTGCTGGGAAGCCACTACCGGAAATCTTGAAATCTGTCGAATCGGGGATAGAAAAAGCAATGAAACGAACCACACGGCTGGCGGCCTTGCCGATCACAGTCTTGGTATCGCTCGGGGTGCACGCTCAACAGACTCCCACGCCTGCCGACGAGGTCGCCGCCGCGCGAGCAAACGCAGAACGCGACCGCCAGGCACAACAGCAACACGACGCACAGCAACGCGACGCGACTGTACGCGCACCTTCAGCACGCTCCGACTTACCGAAGCCCGAAACGTATCCATCGCTACCGTCCGAGCAACCGTGCTTCCACATCAGCCGCTTCACACTCGACATGCCTGACTCGCTGCCCGCGGCCGTCAAATCATCGGGAGCCTCAACGTTGCCAATGGACCGTTTCGCCTTCGCCCACGAATGGCTGAACCACTACGCGGGCCAGTGCATCGGCCAGCAAGGCGTTGACGCACTACTAAAAGGTCTCTCCCAAGCGATTCTGTCACGCGGTTACGTCACCACGCGCGTACTCGTCCCCGAGCAGGACTTATCGAGCGGCACACTCAAGCTCGCCTTGATCCCCGGCGTCATTCATCACATTCGCTTTGCCGACGAAAAACTATACGGCACATGGAAACCGGCCTTCCCGACAAGGGATGGTGACCTGCTGAACCTGCGCGACCTCGAACAGGGTCTGGAGCAGATGAAGCGCGTCTCGAACCAGGACGTATCGATGCAGATCGTCCCCGGCGAGCAGCCAGGCGAAAGTGACATAGTGCTCGATGTGAAGCGGAGCAAGCCGTGGACACTCGTCGCATCGATCGACAACTCCGGCACGCGGCCCACCGGCAAGCTGCAAGGCAATCTCTCGATCGGGTTCTACAACCCACTCGGCCTGAACGACATCTTCAACATCGGCGTGAGCCAGGATCTCGAATTCGGTGACAGCCGCCTCGGCTCGCACGGCTGGAACAGCATCTATTCGATCCCGTGGGGCTACTGGACCGCCACGCTGTCGGCGTACACGAACGCCTACTATCAGCAGATTGCCGGCGTGAATCAGACGTTCGTCGCGAGCGGCAACTCGAAGACGGTCGATTTCAAGCTGGCCCGTGTGCTGATGCGCAACCAATATGACGTATTGGGCGGGTATCTCCGGCTATCGCGCCGCTTTGGTCGGAGTTTTATTGAGGATACCGAGATTCCCCAGCAGCGCCGCAATAACACGATCATTGAAATCGGCATGACCGATCGGCACTACTTCGCCAGTGCGCAGTTCGATGGCGCACTCGCGTACCGGCAGGGCGTCGGCGCATTCGGCGCACAGGACGACGTGTTTGCAGCGGCCGGTGGTCCGACCTATCGCTACCGGATGGCCGTGCTCGACGCGAACCTGTCGGTGCCATTCGCAATCGCGAAGCAGCCGTTCCGCTATGTCGGAACGTTCCACGGCCAGTACACCGGGAACACGCTGTACTACATCGATAACCTGACGATCGGCAGCCGCTACACGGTACGAGGTTTCGACGGGGAAACGCTGCTGGCAGCTACGCGCGGGTTCTACTGGCGCAACGAACTGCAAATGCCGATCGGCCAAACCGGACACGCGCTCTATTCGGGATTGGACTATGGCCGGGTCTTGGGCGCGCAGCCGATCGCACTGGCTGGCACGCAACTCGCGGGCGCGGTGATCGGCGTAAAGGGCAGCGCCGGCAATCGACTGGGGACGTATGCGTATGACCTGTTTGCGGGCACGCCGATCTACAAGCCGTCTGGATTTCCGACTGCGCGCGTTACGGTCGCCTTCCAGGCGACCTCGCAGTTCTAGGTCGATTGTGTCAAGACTATCCCAAGTCTAGATTCTCCGTGCGGCAGCTTTTGCGTCGCGTCTTTTATACAGTAATCGCGCAAGGGAAATTGGGATCAAGTCGAAAAATTGCACGTCGTAACTTGTTAGGAATATTTATCAATCAAAGGAATTAGTAATGAGGAAGCAATTTCTTCTGGCAAGCTTGGTAAGTTCAACCGTCTTGCTCGCGGCGTGTGGTGGGAGCAACGGCGGGAACATCAATGGAGGAACGAGCACCTCGAACGATAACGCGGCCGAAACACCAACTACCGCTCCGCCCAATTCTTCGACACCACAGCCTTCGATCCACGCAGCATGCCGGCCCGACGGCAGCTTTACCTATTCGGGGTCCGCCTCTCAAGTAGCGGCAAACAACGGACAACTGGCTGTGGTGGTGGTCCCCACACTACCTAATGCCTATGCGAAGAACAGGAACATGACTGCCGCAGACGTACCCGCATCGAGTCTCGTACAGCAACCGGGTGGCGCGTTCACGACGCTTGCCTCATCGGCGGCGGAGACGGACTGTCTTGGGCTCGAACACGGGGCGGTGACGGAGATTCAGAGTGTCGGCAGCGATGTGACGATCGGCCGGTGGAACAAG
This region includes:
- a CDS encoding ShlB/FhaC/HecB family hemolysin secretion/activation protein, which codes for MKRTTRLAALPITVLVSLGVHAQQTPTPADEVAAARANAERDRQAQQQHDAQQRDATVRAPSARSDLPKPETYPSLPSEQPCFHISRFTLDMPDSLPAAVKSSGASTLPMDRFAFAHEWLNHYAGQCIGQQGVDALLKGLSQAILSRGYVTTRVLVPEQDLSSGTLKLALIPGVIHHIRFADEKLYGTWKPAFPTRDGDLLNLRDLEQGLEQMKRVSNQDVSMQIVPGEQPGESDIVLDVKRSKPWTLVASIDNSGTRPTGKLQGNLSIGFYNPLGLNDIFNIGVSQDLEFGDSRLGSHGWNSIYSIPWGYWTATLSAYTNAYYQQIAGVNQTFVASGNSKTVDFKLARVLMRNQYDVLGGYLRLSRRFGRSFIEDTEIPQQRRNNTIIEIGMTDRHYFASAQFDGALAYRQGVGAFGAQDDVFAAAGGPTYRYRMAVLDANLSVPFAIAKQPFRYVGTFHGQYTGNTLYYIDNLTIGSRYTVRGFDGETLLAATRGFYWRNELQMPIGQTGHALYSGLDYGRVLGAQPIALAGTQLAGAVIGVKGSAGNRLGTYAYDLFAGTPIYKPSGFPTARVTVAFQATSQF